One part of the Bradyrhizobium sp. CB1650 genome encodes these proteins:
- a CDS encoding DUF3126 family protein, whose protein sequence is MDVKEVRKLDAYLKRVFGNPKIRVVPRPKKDDSAEVYIGEEFIGVLFVDDEDDDRSFQFQMAILEDDLVDQE, encoded by the coding sequence GTGGACGTCAAAGAAGTGAGGAAGCTCGACGCGTATTTGAAGCGCGTATTCGGCAATCCCAAGATTCGCGTCGTGCCGCGGCCGAAGAAGGACGACTCCGCCGAGGTCTATATCGGCGAGGAGTTCATCGGCGTGCTGTTCGTCGACGACGAGGACGACGATCGCTCGTTTCAGTTCCAGATGGCGATCCTCGAAGACGATCTCGTCGATCAGGAGTAG
- a CDS encoding PaaI family thioesterase — protein sequence MSDAAADLPPGALLLGREWLGFDETGQIALIRFQAQLSFTNRHGTIQGGFLAAMLDSATGICALAALSPDLTVVTRSLDTRFLKPARIGPITARARVIERTDREMVVQAELVDAEGITVADATARLRILAKT from the coding sequence GTGAGCGATGCGGCAGCAGACTTGCCACCTGGCGCCCTGCTGTTGGGACGCGAGTGGCTTGGCTTCGACGAGACCGGACAAATCGCCCTGATCCGCTTTCAGGCCCAGCTATCGTTCACCAACAGGCATGGGACGATCCAGGGTGGATTTTTGGCAGCGATGCTGGATTCCGCCACGGGCATTTGCGCCCTCGCAGCGCTATCTCCTGACCTGACGGTGGTCACAAGGAGCCTGGATACGCGCTTCCTAAAGCCCGCAAGGATCGGGCCGATCACGGCGCGGGCGCGGGTTATCGAACGGACCGATCGCGAGATGGTGGTGCAAGCCGAACTCGTCGATGCCGAGGGCATCACGGTTGCCGACGCCACGGCGCGGCTGCGCATTCTTGCGAAGACATAG